In the genome of Mucisphaera calidilacus, one region contains:
- a CDS encoding division/cell wall cluster transcriptional repressor MraZ: MFLTGNYEHSVDTKNRIAIPSSFRTAIQREMGAAEGDPLAFYVNPSHEPGTLRVFPERSFDEYARQIDSSGMPVDQLVVYKEAFFSHSFRVESDRQGRIRLPDRLVELVALGRDVAVVGNGAHMKLMPLERWGQRQAGLDIGRVFVEPDQVIRASGPLGITD; this comes from the coding sequence TTGTTTCTGACTGGCAACTATGAGCACTCGGTTGACACGAAGAACCGGATCGCCATTCCTTCCAGTTTCCGCACCGCGATTCAGCGGGAGATGGGAGCGGCGGAAGGCGACCCGCTCGCGTTCTATGTCAACCCGTCGCACGAGCCGGGGACGCTTCGCGTTTTCCCGGAGCGGTCGTTCGACGAGTACGCCCGGCAGATTGATTCGTCCGGGATGCCGGTCGACCAGCTCGTCGTCTATAAGGAAGCCTTCTTCTCGCACAGCTTCCGCGTGGAATCGGATCGGCAGGGAAGGATCCGATTGCCGGACCGACTCGTGGAGCTGGTTGCGTTGGGACGCGACGTGGCCGTCGTGGGAAACGGAGCGCACATGAAGTTGATGCCGCTCGAGCGTTGGGGTCAGCGTCAGGCTGGCCTGGATATTGGTCGGGTGTTTGTGGAGCCGGACCAGGTGATTCGCGCGAGTGGTCCGCTGGGGATCACGGACTGA